Genomic segment of Bartonella bacilliformis KC583:
GCTAGGAGAGAAATTGTTTTGATGGCAGATACATTTTTTTTTATGCCGTCTCGGCGATTGACGGTTGCTGATATTGTTGAGCTGACGGGTGCAAAGCTTCGTGATCCAAAATTTTCCAATATAGTTATAAAAACTCTTTCTTCTGTTGAAAACGCTCGAGAGGGTTCTCTTGTGTTTTTAGAAAATCAGAAATTTTCAGATTCTTTATTAGGCAGTTTTGCAGCCGCAGTTTTCTGTAGGAGTGATGTCGTTGTTAAAATTCCTGAATCGATCGCAGCTTTAGTAACACAAACGCCACAACGCGACTTTGCTCAAATTGGGCGCATTTTATTTCCTGATTCCGTTAAGCCAATGCCTTGGTTTGGCCAAAAGGAAATTTCACCACATGCGCATATCCACCCAAGTGCCAAAATTGAGCATGATGTCTGTATTGAAGCAGGGGCGATTATTGGTAAAAATGTTGAAATTGGTGCAGGAACTCTTGTTTCATCAACTGCTGTTATTGGTGAAAATTGTCGTATTGGGCGTGAATGTTATATTGCTCCCAGGGTAACGATCCAGTATTCTTTGATAGGTGATAAAGTTCGACTTCATCCTGGTGTTTGTATTGGACAGGATGGTTTTGGCTATGTTAGTGGTGCTTTTGGCATTGAAAAAATTCCACAACTTGGTCGTGTTATCATCCAGGATGGTGTGGAAATTGGCGCAAATACAACAGTTGATCGTGGAACATTTGAAGATACAATTATTGGTGAGGGTAGCAAAATCGATAATTTAGTACAGATCGCTCATAATGTGAAGATAGGTCGTTATTGCCTTATTGCTGCTCAATGTGGCATTGCTGGAAGTACATCTATAGGTGATATGTCTCGACTTGGTGGGAGCGTTGGGGTTGTAGACCATGTTACAATAGGTGAAGGAGTTCAGATTGCTGCTGGTAGTGGTGTTATGAGTGATATTCCCGACGGCGAAAAATGGGGTGGAAGTCCAGCTCAGCCATTTAAAAAATGGTTTCGTGAAATGGTGGCATTGCGCAATATCGGCCAGGTTAAAAGGGAGAAACGCTAATATGGTTAATACAGGAGAAATTAAAAATCTAGAGGCTATAGATATTGTTAAATTACTATCTGTGTTACCGCATCGTTATCCATTTTTATTAATTGATCGTATTATTGAAATTGATGGTGATCGGAAGGCTATCGGTATTAAAAATGTAACGGTTAATGAACCACATTTTGTAGGACATTTCCCTGAAAATCCAGTTATGCCTGGCGTTTTAATTTTAGAGGCAATGGCGCAAACAGCAGGAGCTATTTCACTTTTAGCATTAGGTAGAGGAAAAGAGGATTTAGTCTATCTTATGACTATTGATAATGCAAAATTTCGTAAACCTGTTGTTCCTGGTGATCAGATGAGGATCCATGTTCAATTATTAAAGAAACGGTCTGAGGTTAGACGTTTCTTGTGTATTGCAGAAGTAGAGGGCACCCGCGTTTCTGAAGCAGAAATTTCTGCGATGGTTGTCAAATCATAGCAAATAATAAAATAGGAATTTAGAAATGTCTGGGACGAAAATTCATCCAACTGCCTTTGTGGAGGAGGGAGCACAGCTTGGTGAAAATGTATCTATTGGGCCATTTTGTCATATTGGCCCACAAGCTGTAATTGGTGATGGATGTTGTTTGATGAGTCATGTTGTGATTATGGGGAATACAATATTAGGTGCTAATAGCAAGATATTTCCCCATGCAATTTTAGGTGGAGATCCACAGAATAATAAACATAAGGGAGGTCATACAAGTCTCTTTATTGGTAAAAATTGTATAATTCGCGAAGGTGTTACAATGCATAGAGGGTCTGATACATGTGCAGGGAAGACGGTTATTGGTGATAATTGTCAATTCTTTTCTTATGCACATGTTGCGCATGATTGCCATGTGGGGCATCATGTAACATTTGCCAATAATGCTATGATTGGTGGTCACGTTACAGTTGGTGATTATGTTATTATTGGTGGTGGTTCCGCTGTTCATCAGTTCGTTCGTATTGGGCATCATGCGTTTATTGGGGGGGTATCTGCATTAGTTGGCGATTTAATTCCCTATGGAATGGCTGTTGGTGTACAAGCAAAACTTGCGGGATTAAATATTATTGGTATGAAACGTGCTGGTCTTGAGCGGAAAGAAATTCGTTCATTACGTCACGCAGTGAGTATGCTTTTTGATCACAGCAAGCCGCTGAGAGAACGTGTATACGATGTCTTTTCTTTCTATTCTACTTCTCAATCTGTGGTTGATATTGTTAATTTTATTCAAGAAAAAGGAAAACGTTTTTATTGTACGCCTAGATTTGAAAATGACACAATGTGCTCAAATAAGGATTAAAAATGTCTTCCTCAAATGTTAGAAGTTTTCTTTCCAGCCGGACTGCTATTATAGCAGGAAATGGTGTTTTACCTATTGCTGTTGCTCAAGCTCTTGAAGAATGTGGGCAAAAGCCTTTTCTTATCCTTTTGCATGGTGAAGCAGAGTCTGCACTTTATAACTATGAGCATTGTGAATTATCAATTGTAGAATTAGCGCGACTATTTAAAATTTTGAAAGAAAAAGAGATTTGCAATATCATTTTAGCGGGGGGGATAAGAAAGCGGCCTGATTTTTTCAAGTTACATTTTGATTGGACAACTTTGTTAGCTTTACCTAAGTTACTTAAGATATTGGGGAGTGGAGATGATATACTATTAAAAAGCTTTATACAGCTTATTGAAGCACGTGGCTTTTGTGTTGTTGGTGCTCATGAAGTGGTACCAGATTTATTAGCTCCCATGGATTTTAGTTTAACATCGCGGCGTGCTAGTCAAAAGGAAAAAAATAGTATTCTATTAGCAGCTAAGGCTGCAAAGTTGTTAGGTCACTTAGATATTGGTCAAGCCGTTGTGGTTATTAATAACCGGGTGGTTGCAGTAGAAGGAGCAGAAGGGACTGATGATATGCTGAAGCGGGTCCAGGAGATGCGGAAAAAAAAGCAAATACCATCTAAAGGGGGTGTTCTGGTAAAATGTGCAAAACCACAGCAAGATCATCGGGCAGATTTACCATCAATTGGGCCGACAACAATCGTTAATGCTGCAAAAAGTGGATTGGTTGGTGTTGCGGTAGAGGCAGGTAAAAGTTTAATATTATCTTGTAAACGAACAATAGAAGAGGCCAATAAACATTCGTTGTTTGTGGAAACATTTAGGACATCTGATGACAGATAATTGTTCTTTGAAAATTGCTGTTATTGCGGGTGAAGAATCTGGTGATTTACTTGGAGCAGATTTGATTTCTTCTTTGTCCCATCAGACAGGATGCAAGATTCATTTAATTGGTGTCGGCGGTAAGCATTTAGAAGCATTGGGTTTAAAAAGTATTTTTAATTCTGATGATATTTCTTTAATAGGTTTATGGGCGGTATTAAAAAAACTGCTACTGTTGTTAATGCATATTCGTAATGTATCTAGATTTATTGCACGAGAAAAACCTGATTGTTTGATCATTATCGATAGTCCTGATTTTACGCACCGTGTTGCAAAAAAAGTGCGAATTTTAGAACCTTCTATTCCAATCATTAAGTATGTTGCACCAACTGTTTGGGCATGGCGGCCAGAGCGTGCTAAGGCTATGCGCAAATTTGTTGATCACATTTTAGCGGTTTTCCCTTTTGAAGAAAAAATTATGAAGAATTTAGGAGGACCGCCTCTTACTTACGTCGGACATCGTCTTTTAGCGTATCCTCCACTGTTAAAGATTCAATCCCAAAAAGAATGCTTGGATACTCAGCGAGAAACATTCACGATGGTTGTTTTGCCAGGATCACGTAGTTTGGAAGTTCGTTATCTGATGCCAGTTTTCGGAGAAACGGTAGCAATAGCTAAACAACGTATTCCTAACTTACGCGTTATTTTACCAACTCTACCACATTTAATAGATGAAGTTCGTTATTTTGCACAAAACTGGAAAAATGAGGTCGAGATTGTTGTTGGTGAAGATGCAAAATGGCATGCCTTTACAGATGCTGACGTTGCTCTTGCAGCACTTGGGACGGTATCACTTGAATTAGCATTAGCAAAAATTCCAATGGTCCTTTGTTATAAACTGGATTGTTTATTTAAATTTTTTCTTTTTCCAAAGACAACATTATGGAGTGCCGCTCTTCCAAACATTATTGCTGATAAACCTGCTATTCCAGAGTATTTTAATGAATTTTTGCGTCCTGGTATGTTAGCAAGACAGGTTGAACAACTTTTACATAATCATTCATTGCGACAGGTGCAATTGGATGCTTTTGATGTGATGAAAAAGAAAATGCAGACTGAGTTGTCGTCAGGTGTCATTGCTTCTCAGACAGTGATAAATATTCTTAAAAACAAGTCAAGACACTTGGGATTATAAATTGATTATGGAGATATAGAAGTGTTTATAGTTAGTACTTAATTTTAGCAAGAAAATCACGAGCACGCTGGGTTTTAGGATTAGTAAAAAATATATCAGATGTCGTATCTTCAATAATTTTTCCACTTTCTAAAAAAAGTATTCTTTCTGAGATTTCACGAGCAAAATTCATTTCGTGGGTAACGCAAAGCATAGTTATTCCTGTATTGGTCAGCTGAGCCATAACCTCTAAAATTTCCCTAACATTTTCTGGATCAAGAGCTGATGTTGGTTCATCAAAAAGCAATACTTCAGGCTCCATGCAAAGTGCACGTGCGATAGCAACACGTTGCTGTTGTCCACCAGAGAGTTGTGAAGGATATTGTTCACAATATTTTTCAATACCAACATGCGTAAGATAATAGATTGCTTGTTTTTTTGCTTGTTCTTTAGAAAGTCCGTGGACTGTCATGGGTGCTAAAATGCAATTTTGCATAACAGTCATATGAGGGAATAAATTAAAGTTTTGAAAAACCATTCCTACTTTGCGTAGAACATTTTTTTGCTGTTGTATGGAGGCTGCAGCAATATCTACATCGTAGATGTAGATTGATCCTGTTTGTGCCTGTTCTAATTGATTAATGCAACGAATTAAAGTTGATTTTCCTGATCCAGAAGGGCCACAAATGACTATCCGCTCACCAGCTTTTATGTCTAAATTGATACTATGCAATACCTGAAAATTTCCATACCATTTATTAAGATTTCGAATAGAAATAACCGGACTTTTATCTATATCGAAGGAGTTATTATTTTTATTTTCCGGATTCATTTTTTCGTTTTCTCATTGAGGGATTTAGTTATTAATTTAGTGCTTTAGCTTAGTGAAAAGTTTTTGTGATTATTCTTATTTATTGTAAATATCGCGTTAGGCGACGTTCAATAAGAATAATGAAACGATGAATGAGCTCAACGATAATAAGGTAAATAATAGCTGCCCAAATATAAACTTGAAAATCAAGCGTGCGCGCATAAAGTAGTTTAGCAATGCCCATTAAATCATAGATAGTTATGAGTGAAGCAATAGCACTAGATTTCATAATTAAAGTAAACTCATTGCCTAAAGGGCGTAATGCTAAAATCATCGCTTGCGGAAGAATAACTTTAAAAAATTTTGTAGAACTATGTAGCCCTAAAGCCTTTGATGCTTCATGTTGTCCAATTTTTACCGATGAAAAACTTCCTATAAAGATTATAGTTTGATAGGCTGCAGAATTAAGTGCAAAAATAAAAATACAGCAATACCACGCATTTTGAAAAAACCACCATAATCCAATTTTTTCCCAAAAATCTCTTATTGACCCGAGGCCATAGTAAAAGAGAAATAGTTGCGCTAATAGGGGAGAGCTACGGAAAAAATAAGTGTAAGTCTGTGCTGAATATTTTAAAAGCTCATTTTTTGATAAATGGCCAAGCGTAATGGGTATGCTTAGCAAAAAGCCAATGAAAAAAGAAATAGAAACGAGTTCAAGAGTGACAATAAGGCCATCAAGAAATTTTAGGCCATAACTATCTAAAAGTTCAGGATTGAAAAGAAAATAAAGCCATTCAGGAATCATAGGGAAGATACCTTTTGACAATTTTCTTGAGTATATATTTCTAAATAGCGTAAAATTAAAGAAGAAAATGCTGAAAATAATAGA
This window contains:
- the fabZ gene encoding 3-hydroxyacyl-ACP dehydratase FabZ, which encodes MVNTGEIKNLEAIDIVKLLSVLPHRYPFLLIDRIIEIDGDRKAIGIKNVTVNEPHFVGHFPENPVMPGVLILEAMAQTAGAISLLALGRGKEDLVYLMTIDNAKFRKPVVPGDQMRIHVQLLKKRSEVRRFLCIAEVEGTRVSEAEISAMVVKS
- a CDS encoding LpxI family protein, with amino-acid sequence MSSSNVRSFLSSRTAIIAGNGVLPIAVAQALEECGQKPFLILLHGEAESALYNYEHCELSIVELARLFKILKEKEICNIILAGGIRKRPDFFKLHFDWTTLLALPKLLKILGSGDDILLKSFIQLIEARGFCVVGAHEVVPDLLAPMDFSLTSRRASQKEKNSILLAAKAAKLLGHLDIGQAVVVINNRVVAVEGAEGTDDMLKRVQEMRKKKQIPSKGGVLVKCAKPQQDHRADLPSIGPTTIVNAAKSGLVGVAVEAGKSLILSCKRTIEEANKHSLFVETFRTSDDR
- a CDS encoding amino acid ABC transporter ATP-binding protein, which encodes MNPENKNNNSFDIDKSPVISIRNLNKWYGNFQVLHSINLDIKAGERIVICGPSGSGKSTLIRCINQLEQAQTGSIYIYDVDIAAASIQQQKNVLRKVGMVFQNFNLFPHMTVMQNCILAPMTVHGLSKEQAKKQAIYYLTHVGIEKYCEQYPSQLSGGQQQRVAIARALCMEPEVLLFDEPTSALDPENVREILEVMAQLTNTGITMLCVTHEMNFAREISERILFLESGKIIEDTTSDIFFTNPKTQRARDFLAKIKY
- the lpxA gene encoding acyl-ACP--UDP-N-acetylglucosamine O-acyltransferase, which produces MSGTKIHPTAFVEEGAQLGENVSIGPFCHIGPQAVIGDGCCLMSHVVIMGNTILGANSKIFPHAILGGDPQNNKHKGGHTSLFIGKNCIIREGVTMHRGSDTCAGKTVIGDNCQFFSYAHVAHDCHVGHHVTFANNAMIGGHVTVGDYVIIGGGSAVHQFVRIGHHAFIGGVSALVGDLIPYGMAVGVQAKLAGLNIIGMKRAGLERKEIRSLRHAVSMLFDHSKPLRERVYDVFSFYSTSQSVVDIVNFIQEKGKRFYCTPRFENDTMCSNKD
- the lpxB gene encoding lipid-A-disaccharide synthase; translated protein: MTDNCSLKIAVIAGEESGDLLGADLISSLSHQTGCKIHLIGVGGKHLEALGLKSIFNSDDISLIGLWAVLKKLLLLLMHIRNVSRFIAREKPDCLIIIDSPDFTHRVAKKVRILEPSIPIIKYVAPTVWAWRPERAKAMRKFVDHILAVFPFEEKIMKNLGGPPLTYVGHRLLAYPPLLKIQSQKECLDTQRETFTMVVLPGSRSLEVRYLMPVFGETVAIAKQRIPNLRVILPTLPHLIDEVRYFAQNWKNEVEIVVGEDAKWHAFTDADVALAALGTVSLELALAKIPMVLCYKLDCLFKFFLFPKTTLWSAALPNIIADKPAIPEYFNEFLRPGMLARQVEQLLHNHSLRQVQLDAFDVMKKKMQTELSSGVIASQTVINILKNKSRHLGL
- a CDS encoding ABC transporter permease, whose protein sequence is MIPEWLYFLFNPELLDSYGLKFLDGLIVTLELVSISFFIGFLLSIPITLGHLSKNELLKYSAQTYTYFFRSSPLLAQLFLFYYGLGSIRDFWEKIGLWWFFQNAWYCCIFIFALNSAAYQTIIFIGSFSSVKIGQHEASKALGLHSSTKFFKVILPQAMILALRPLGNEFTLIMKSSAIASLITIYDLMGIAKLLYARTLDFQVYIWAAIIYLIIVELIHRFIILIERRLTRYLQ
- the lpxD gene encoding UDP-3-O-(3-hydroxymyristoyl)glucosamine N-acyltransferase, producing the protein MADTFFFMPSRRLTVADIVELTGAKLRDPKFSNIVIKTLSSVENAREGSLVFLENQKFSDSLLGSFAAAVFCRSDVVVKIPESIAALVTQTPQRDFAQIGRILFPDSVKPMPWFGQKEISPHAHIHPSAKIEHDVCIEAGAIIGKNVEIGAGTLVSSTAVIGENCRIGRECYIAPRVTIQYSLIGDKVRLHPGVCIGQDGFGYVSGAFGIEKIPQLGRVIIQDGVEIGANTTVDRGTFEDTIIGEGSKIDNLVQIAHNVKIGRYCLIAAQCGIAGSTSIGDMSRLGGSVGVVDHVTIGEGVQIAAGSGVMSDIPDGEKWGGSPAQPFKKWFREMVALRNIGQVKREKR